Proteins encoded in a region of the Halorussus sp. MSC15.2 genome:
- a CDS encoding glycoside hydrolase family 5 protein, translated as MGDRCSRRAFLTSSAAATLVGFGGCSSLTGSRTTNRSDGTNRGDATANSPAETALSIDQTELEPLDVRGAIYIPARAFNFYQQWADYDPDVVERDLGYASRVNLNAIRTWTSLEAWREEPETLRKNVEHFLSTADDNGQQVLLGLFDFAGKEPTKQRLNDTDPRSATGVREPSSKIMRNKQRWDEPREYVRWFMDHFGDDDRLLAIEIMNEPGWRSYVQQFARGMYGTADERQGDVALTVGSTSMANNSTYADWGVDAFQFHYNFAESPGVYEDMLRSNRDIADDVDVPVWLSEWQRVRHATGFASEPPEDQKSSNYSSLAPLIHEAGFGNFFWSLMVKPAFVPAQRKHGVLNGLFHEDGAVWSLDDARSIKAMSGDPSFDGTQRQKWPEWASSVKDGT; from the coding sequence ATGGGGGACCGTTGTTCGCGGCGCGCCTTCCTGACTTCCAGCGCCGCAGCGACTCTCGTCGGATTCGGTGGCTGTAGCTCCTTGACCGGCAGTCGGACGACGAATCGTTCGGACGGGACGAATCGCGGCGACGCGACGGCGAACTCGCCCGCGGAGACGGCGTTGAGCATCGACCAGACCGAGTTGGAACCGCTGGACGTGCGCGGCGCGATTTACATCCCCGCGAGGGCGTTCAACTTCTACCAGCAGTGGGCCGACTACGACCCGGACGTCGTCGAGCGCGACCTCGGGTACGCCAGCAGGGTGAACCTCAACGCGATTCGGACGTGGACGAGCCTCGAAGCGTGGCGCGAGGAGCCAGAGACCCTCCGGAAGAACGTCGAACACTTCCTCTCGACCGCCGACGACAACGGCCAGCAGGTGCTGCTCGGCCTGTTCGACTTCGCCGGGAAGGAACCGACGAAGCAGCGCCTCAACGACACCGACCCCCGGAGCGCGACCGGTGTGCGCGAACCGTCTTCGAAGATTATGCGGAACAAGCAGCGGTGGGACGAACCGCGGGAGTACGTCCGGTGGTTCATGGACCACTTCGGGGACGACGACCGCCTGCTGGCCATCGAAATCATGAACGAACCCGGTTGGCGGTCGTACGTCCAGCAGTTCGCCCGCGGGATGTACGGGACCGCCGACGAACGGCAGGGCGACGTGGCGCTCACCGTCGGGTCCACGAGCATGGCCAACAACTCGACGTACGCCGACTGGGGCGTGGACGCGTTCCAGTTCCACTACAACTTCGCCGAGAGTCCCGGCGTCTACGAGGACATGCTCCGGTCGAACAGGGACATCGCCGACGACGTGGACGTCCCGGTGTGGCTCTCGGAGTGGCAGCGCGTCCGCCACGCGACGGGGTTCGCCTCCGAACCGCCGGAGGACCAGAAGTCCTCCAACTACTCGTCGCTTGCGCCGCTGATTCACGAGGCCGGGTTCGGTAACTTCTTCTGGTCGCTGATGGTCAAGCCCGCGTTCGTCCCGGCACAGCGGAAACACGGCGTCCTGAACGGCCTGTTCCACGAGGACGGGGCCGTCTGGAGTCTGGACGACGCCCGCTCGATAAAGGCCATGTCGGGCGACCCCTCGTTCGACGGGACCCAGCGCCAGAAGTGGCCAGAGTGGGCCTCGTCGGTCAAGGACGGGACGTAG
- the sppA gene encoding signal peptide peptidase SppA, with amino-acid sequence MADSSRVLQTAVVFLGVVAAVVLGWFLFVDVPDGNLARLVGVVLVVVAGALGARAAGRVASGMISDYDVAEVAVEGPITRDGGGSTIPPRPGGTPADDVVEQIERADEDGDAEALLLRLNTPGGEVVPSDDIRLAAERFDGPTVAYATDVCASGGYWIASGCDDIYAREGSIVGSIGVIGSRVNAKGMADKLGLEYERLAAGEYKDAGQSLKEMTEDEREYLQGIIDGYYEEFVERVTDGRELSDEQVRDTEARVYLGEDAKSIGLVDELATKREVEERLAADLGVEDVTVEEFEPERGVVERLRGGSRAVAYAFGAGVASAVAGDDATGADGFDFELR; translated from the coding sequence GTGGCCGATAGCTCGCGGGTCCTCCAGACGGCCGTCGTGTTCCTCGGCGTGGTCGCGGCGGTCGTGCTCGGGTGGTTCCTGTTCGTGGACGTGCCCGACGGCAACCTCGCGCGGCTCGTCGGCGTCGTGCTGGTGGTCGTCGCCGGCGCGCTCGGAGCGCGGGCGGCCGGGCGCGTCGCCTCGGGGATGATAAGCGACTACGACGTGGCGGAGGTGGCCGTCGAAGGTCCCATCACCCGCGACGGCGGCGGAAGCACGATTCCACCCCGGCCCGGCGGGACGCCCGCCGACGACGTCGTGGAACAGATAGAGCGCGCCGACGAGGACGGCGACGCCGAGGCGCTCCTCCTGCGACTCAACACGCCCGGCGGCGAGGTGGTGCCGAGCGACGACATCCGACTCGCGGCCGAGCGGTTCGACGGGCCGACGGTCGCCTACGCGACGGACGTGTGCGCCAGCGGCGGCTACTGGATTGCCAGCGGGTGCGACGACATCTACGCCCGCGAGGGGAGCATCGTCGGGTCCATCGGCGTCATCGGGTCCCGGGTCAACGCCAAGGGGATGGCCGACAAACTCGGACTGGAGTACGAGCGCCTCGCGGCGGGCGAGTACAAGGACGCGGGCCAGTCGCTCAAGGAGATGACCGAGGACGAGCGCGAGTACCTGCAGGGCATCATCGACGGCTACTACGAGGAGTTCGTCGAGCGCGTGACCGACGGGCGGGAGCTGAGCGACGAGCAGGTCCGGGACACCGAGGCCAGAGTCTACCTCGGCGAGGACGCCAAGTCCATCGGACTGGTGGACGAACTCGCCACCAAGCGAGAGGTCGAGGAGCGCCTCGCCGCCGACCTCGGCGTCGAGGACGTGACCGTCGAGGAGTTCGAACCCGAACGCGGCGTGGTGGAACGACTCCGCGGTGGCTCTCGGGCCGTCGCCTACGCCTTCGGCGCGGGCGTCGCCAGCGCCGTCGCGGGCGACGACGCCACCGGCGCGGACGGCTTCGATTTCGAACTCCGATAG
- a CDS encoding VTT domain-containing protein: MFGFPLLALLDGLALGSFEWLQHAVETTTGWVGLAIIFAYSFLIAFALPGVSEVVLAAPLDLGLTQAERLTLIILVSAVGKAAGSIFAFHIGQEAKESGPVIRFLRRSRFDVVEWSENKTLQLARKWGYVGMALALSVPFFPDTLSIYAFAVLEEDYVKFALATFAGSVGRLLVTIFLVGSTVAVL; encoded by the coding sequence GTGTTCGGTTTCCCACTCCTCGCGTTGCTCGACGGCCTCGCCCTCGGGTCGTTCGAATGGCTGCAACACGCCGTCGAGACGACGACCGGGTGGGTCGGTCTCGCCATCATCTTCGCCTACTCGTTTCTCATCGCCTTCGCGCTCCCCGGCGTGAGCGAGGTCGTGCTGGCCGCGCCGCTGGACCTCGGTCTGACGCAGGCCGAGCGCCTCACGCTCATCATCCTCGTCAGTGCGGTCGGCAAGGCCGCCGGGAGCATCTTCGCGTTCCACATCGGACAGGAGGCCAAGGAGTCGGGACCCGTCATCAGGTTCCTCCGTCGGTCGCGCTTCGACGTGGTCGAGTGGTCCGAGAACAAGACGCTCCAACTCGCCCGGAAGTGGGGGTACGTCGGGATGGCGCTGGCGCTGTCGGTTCCGTTCTTCCCCGACACGCTCTCCATCTACGCGTTCGCGGTCCTCGAAGAGGACTACGTCAAGTTCGCGCTGGCGACGTTCGCCGGGAGCGTCGGGCGACTCCTCGTGACCATCTTCCTCGTCGGGTCCACGGTCGCGGTCCTCTGA
- a CDS encoding HVO_2922 family protein, producing MFDHDYTLVAHPRLRAELSYRSDDGDLAAATVRLDYRRDELWTDDGAAVSLPEQAEVSGVEWQGLSISLYRDGERVLAREVPSSLVSNAANAVDAAETVAPALVRRGRDAAKRITGKRSGGRVEMSQLDGSTVEAHAPPAKATFEVYEGKDEKWRWRLVHDNGNVIADSGQGYSSKRSAEKGLRSVKRNALGAPVEPVGGDTERDVRSGADAESGPDSGTESEPGSDAESGSGGDAESAES from the coding sequence ATGTTCGACCACGACTACACGCTGGTCGCGCACCCACGACTCCGCGCGGAACTCTCCTACCGGAGCGACGACGGTGACCTCGCGGCCGCGACCGTCCGCCTCGACTACCGACGAGACGAACTCTGGACCGACGACGGAGCGGCGGTATCGCTGCCCGAACAGGCCGAGGTCTCCGGCGTCGAGTGGCAGGGTCTCTCGATTTCGCTGTATCGGGACGGCGAGCGCGTGTTGGCCCGCGAGGTCCCCAGTTCGCTGGTCTCGAACGCCGCGAACGCGGTGGACGCCGCCGAGACGGTCGCGCCAGCGCTGGTCCGTCGCGGCCGGGACGCCGCGAAGCGAATCACCGGCAAGCGGTCGGGCGGTCGGGTCGAGATGAGCCAACTCGACGGTTCGACGGTCGAGGCGCACGCCCCGCCCGCGAAGGCCACTTTCGAGGTGTACGAGGGGAAAGACGAGAAGTGGCGCTGGCGACTCGTCCACGACAACGGGAACGTCATCGCCGACTCGGGGCAGGGCTACTCCTCGAAACGGAGCGCCGAGAAGGGCCTGCGGAGCGTCAAGCGCAACGCGCTCGGCGCACCGGTCGAACCGGTCGGCGGCGACACCGAACGCGACGTGCGGTCGGGGGCGGACGCCGAGAGTGGACCGGACTCGGGGACCGAGAGCGAACCGGGAAGCGACGCCGAATCGGGGTCGGGCGGCGACGCCGAATCCGCCGAGTCCTGA
- a CDS encoding DUF3267 domain-containing protein, which yields MTNRPSARPASDTPPATPTPGPPESPEGYGDPTEFSYPGLWLSAGSLVLFVLAVAGFGRLMHALRGGTPVEFTVGPAGIGVVAALSVATVVVHELVHGLVYHLLGYRVEYGLALNMGAAYAAAFGQFQTRRDNVAVALAPLAVFTVALTPLLTGPLPVALAAFLVLVVNTSGAIGDLYLSWRLLRMPEGTLLYDVDARHSYVFYPES from the coding sequence ATGACCAATCGTCCCTCCGCCCGGCCCGCTTCCGACACGCCGCCCGCCACGCCGACGCCCGGCCCGCCCGAATCGCCCGAGGGCTACGGCGACCCGACCGAGTTCTCCTATCCGGGGCTGTGGCTGTCCGCGGGGTCGCTGGTGCTGTTCGTCCTCGCGGTCGCCGGTTTCGGCAGGCTGATGCACGCGCTCCGCGGCGGGACGCCCGTCGAGTTCACCGTGGGACCGGCCGGAATCGGCGTCGTCGCCGCGCTGTCGGTCGCGACCGTCGTCGTCCACGAACTGGTCCACGGACTGGTCTACCACCTGCTGGGCTATCGAGTCGAGTACGGACTCGCGCTCAACATGGGCGCGGCGTACGCCGCCGCCTTCGGCCAGTTCCAGACGCGCCGCGATAACGTCGCGGTCGCGCTCGCACCGCTCGCGGTGTTCACGGTCGCCCTGACGCCGCTGCTCACCGGGCCGCTCCCGGTGGCGCTCGCGGCGTTCCTCGTGCTCGTAGTGAACACCTCGGGCGCAATCGGAGACCTCTACCTCTCGTGGCGACTCCTCCGGATGCCGGAGGGCACCCTGCTGTACGACGTGGACGCTCGACACTCCTACGTGTTCTACCCCGAATCGTGA